In Drosophila pseudoobscura strain MV-25-SWS-2005 chromosome 4, UCI_Dpse_MV25, whole genome shotgun sequence, the following proteins share a genomic window:
- the CSN1a gene encoding COP9 signalosome complex subunit 1, whose protein sequence is MIAGTLEEAVDGASTSTGSTTVAAEPSTLHLATYASRYTDIARLNRLKFIAKVCPKLQVPALELAINHVKTFTYNVQLYDELYRTLCEAIEKREAEIEPSDEVVASTSKASSSSEAGCIKKAGRRVPYDAFWVEDNTMESTLLQQELDAELQYKKANSGSAKVRRILEEIGDYHLKGYNLKLAVKYYARARQYCTSTDNVINMFRNLIRVSIYMANWWHVLTYIEDAKKYALGFENLAQKVPPQLNCAAGLANMGLKIYKTAAQCFLQTPFDQYDFDKIVAREDVSYYVGLCGLATLDHDQLALDVINSVGFRPFFQLSPQVLSLVTTFHAGDFEHCLLVLNQIEDHVRLDYYLAPHVDTLFGKIKARIQKRRAPPAVPAAKAPQRLRVINERRNIRMD, encoded by the coding sequence ATGATCGCGGGCACTTTAGAAGAAGCTGTCGATGGTGCCAGCACATCCACAGGTAGCACCACGGTGGCGGCAGAGCCCTCAACGCTACACCTGGCCACCTATGCCAGTCGCTATACGGATATAGCACGCCTCAATCGTTTAAAATTCATTGCCAAAGTGTGCCCCAAGCTGCAAGTGCCGGCCCTAGAGCTGGCCATCAATCATGTCAAGACGTTCACATACAATGTTCAGCTCTACGATGAACTCTACAGGACCCTGTGCGAGGCCATTGAAAAGCGAGAGGCAGAAATCGAACCCAGCGACGAGGTGGTCGCCAGCACATCAAAGGCGTCGTCCTCCTCGGAGGCGGGATGTATCAAGAAGGCCGGTCGTCGAGTGCCCTACGATGCCTTTTGGGTGGAGGACAACACCATGGAGTCGACGCTcctgcagcaggagctggatGCGGAGCTGCAATACAAGAAGGCGAATTCGGGCAGCGCCAAGGTGAGGCGCATACTGGAGGAGATCGGGGACTATCATCTGAAGGGCTATAACCTGAAGCTGGCCGTCAAGTATTACGCCAGGGCCAGGCAGTACTGTACCAGCACCGATAATGTGATCAATATGTTTCGCAATCTGATCAGGGTCTCGATTTACATGGCCAACTGGTGGCATGTCCTCACCTACATCGAGGACGCCAAGAAGTACGCCCTTGGCTTTGAGAATCTCGCACAGAAGGTGCCGCCACAGCTCAACTGTGCCGCCGGATTGGCCAATATGGGCCTGAAGATCTATAAAACGGCCGCACAGTGCTTCCTGCAGACGCCGTTCGATCAGTATGATTTTGATAAGATTGTGGCCCGCGAGGATGTCAGCTACTATGTGGGTCTGTGTGGCCTGGCCACCCTGGACCACGACCAGCTGGCTCTGGACGTCATCAATTCGGTGGGTTTTCGGCCGTTCTTTCAGCTGTCGCCGCAAGTGTTGTCCCTTGTGACCACATTCCATGCCGGGGACTTTGAGCACTGTCTGCTGGTGCTGAACCAAATCGAGGATCACGTGAGATTGGACTATTATCTGGCGCCGCATGTGGATACGCTGTTCGGGAAGATCAAGGCCAGAATTCAAAAGAGAAGGGCCCCCCCCGCTGTTCCCGCTGCCAAAGCACCGCAAAGGTTAAGGGTCATTAACGAACGAAGAAATATTCGCATGGACTGA
- the LOC4818007 gene encoding ATPase family AAA domain-containing protein 1: MDTIGDYFLNKMSPRRVEQSSYFSRGNLFLDAVKASFILIGGYLLWTGVTCLMDNAFFVDKTRKEAKKRAQKQLKKLVESVKKSGGPQVEIDDLTEHEMLIAAGLVVPEDIDIHWSDIAGLDNIVQELKETVVLPVRHRELLKQSHLWRAPMGVLLHGPPGCGKTLIAKAIAKEAGMRFINVDLAILTDQWYGESEKLVAAVFSLARKLEPAIIFIDEIDSLLRARRQNDHEATAMMKTQFMRLWDGLVTSQNSAVIVLGATNRPGDLDKAIIRRMPAKFYIGMPDTTQREQLLHLILKDEQLHPSVDCNVLATQTAGFSGSDLKELCRQACHHRMRKFMRDTLTTEDETIRDCLNLELHMGDLLEALTAMNKSKYPSPPSPPSSPTQSQPKNYRVKATNM, encoded by the coding sequence ATGGATACAATTGGCGActattttttaaacaaaatgtCGCCGCGTCGCGTTGAGCAATCGTCGTACTTTTCACGCGGAAATCTCTTCTTAGATGCGGTGAAAGCGAGCTTTATTTTAATAGGTGGATACCTTCTGTGGACTGGAGTTACCTGCCTTATGGACAACGCTTTTTTCGTTGACAAAACCCGCAAGGAGGCcaagaagcgggcccagaagCAGTTGAAAAAATTGGTTGAAAGCGTGAAGAAATCTGGTGGACCACAGGTGGAAATTGATGACTTGACCGAGCATGAGATGCTTATTGCCGCTGGTCTGGTCGTACCCGAGGACATAGACATCCACTGGAGCGATATAGCCGGTCTCGATAACATTGTCCAGGAGCTGAAGGAGACGGTGGTGCTGCCCGTGCGACACCGGGAGCTGTTAAAGCAATCGCATTTGTGGCGTGCCCCCATGGGGGTGCTGCTCCACGGTCCGCCCGGCTGTGGCAAGACACTGATTGCCAAGGCCATTGCCAAGGAGGCGGGCATGCGATTCATCAATGTCGATTTGGCCATACTCACGGACCAATGGTACGGAGAATCCGAGAAGCTGGTCGCCGCCGTCTTCTCGCTGGCCAGGAAACTGGAGCCCGCCATCATATTCATCGATGAGATCGATTCCCTGTTGCGTGCACGGCGCCAAAATGATCACGAGGCCACGGCCATGATGAAGACCCAGTTTATGCGGCTCTGGGATGGCCTGGTCACGTCCCAAAACTCGGCTGTGATAGTCCTGGGTGCCACCAATCGGCCCGGGGACCTGGACAAGGCCATCATTCGACGCATGCCGGCTAAGTTCTATATTGGCATGCCCGATACGACCCAGCGCGAGCAGCTGTTGCATCTGATCCTGAAGGACGAACAGCTCCATCCTTCGGTGGACTGTAATGTGCTGGCCACGCAGACGGCGGGCTTCTCTGGCAGCGATCTGAAGGAGCTGTGCCGTCAAGCCTGCCACCATCGCATGCGCAAGTTTATGCGCGACACTCTGACGACTGAGGACGAGACCATCAGGGACTGCCTCAACCTGGAGCTGCACATGGGGGATCTCCTCGAAGCGCTGACGGCGATGAATAAATCCAAGTACCcgtcgccgccgtcgccgccgtcgTCGCCCACCCAAAGCCAGCCCAAGAACTATCGAGTGAAAGCTACGAATATGTGA
- the LOC117184037 gene encoding uncharacterized protein: protein MKLMWTLLVFALMVTIGRTHQEQNFDYRRGWGWDVRLLNGQYIASTFYRGHNWVTWPIFGGYPAVVYPCGATCTICGGTTTPGSQPPPSAGASAGATAEPSTVAPLPGNSPDIDEDIPDFDAVLEKLRQ from the exons atgaaattaatg TGGACTCTACTTGTTTTTGCCTTGATGGTGACCATTGGAAGGACCCATCAGGAACAGAACTTTGACTACAgacggggctggggctgggacgtAAGGCTCTTAAATGGGCAGTATATTGCCTCAACATTTTATAGAGGTCATAATTGGGTAACTTGGCCTATATTTGGTGGATACCCCGCGGTAGTATATCCCTGCGGAGCAACATGCACTATCTGTGGAGGAACAACTACTCCAGGATCACAGCCACCACCCAGTGCTGGAGCCAGTGCTGGAGCCACTGCCGAACCATCCACTGTCGCACCATTGCCTGGTAACAGTCCAGATATTGATGAAGATATTCCTGATTTCGATGCAGTTCTAGAAAAATTAAGACAATAA
- the LOC6903485 gene encoding BTB/POZ domain-containing protein 9-like: MSSQKNQGTTVENIDEIDSFVADMASLCMNEPYSDVEFLVEDQRLPGHRLVLATRCEYFRALLYGDFAESNQREVRLEVPLEAFKLILGYLYSGKMPLSTLDVDTIIDVLDLAHLYGLQVVETGVDKYLQQNLSVSNVCTILDVARRNNLNQRAEECLDFIDNNGSDIVKHDSFAQLSKESLEELLRRDKFAAPEIDIFRAVCKWRDNHPSEDFKTLLSLVRLTALSVKQLLREVRPTGLFEPEKILDAIDFKLNKFNFSVLC, from the coding sequence ATGAGCAGCCAGAAAAATCAAGGGACCACTGTGGAAAACATCGACGAGATCGACAGCTTCGTCGCGGACATGGCCAGTCTCTGCATGAACGAGCCCTACTCGGACGTGGAGTTCCTGGTGGAGGATCAGCGGCTGCCGGGCCACCGTCTCGTTCTGGCGACGCGTTGTGAGTACTTCCGTGCTTTGCTATACGGCGATTTCGCTGAGTCGAACCAACGGGAAGTTCGGCTGGAGGTGCCGCTTGAAGCCTTCAAGTTAATCCTGGGATATCTCTACTCGGGGAAGATGCCTCTGTCCACACTGGACGTTGACACCATTATCGATGTGCTCGATTTGGCCCATCTTTACGGGTTGCAGGTCGTCGAGACGGGCGTAGACAAATACCTGCAGCAGAATCTTTCTGTCAGTAATGTGTGCACGATCCTGGATGTCGCACGTCGTAACAATCTCAACCAGCGGGCTGAAGAATGCCTCGATTTCATCGACAACAATGGCTCCGATATAGTAAAACATGATTCCTTCGCACAACTGTCCAAGGAATCACTTGAGGAACTCCTGCGACGGGACAAGTTTGCGGCCCCCGAAATTGATATCTTTCGAGCTGTGTGCAAATGGAGGGACAACCATCCGAGCGAGGACTTCAAGACGCTCCTCTCGCTCGTACGTCTCACAGCACTTAGTGTCAAACAGCTGCTGCGTGAGGTGCGTCCTACAGGCCTCTTTGAGCCGGAAAAAATACTCGACGCCATCGATTTTAAGTTGAATAAGTTCAACTTTAGTGTTCTTTGTTAA